A segment of the Marmota flaviventris isolate mMarFla1 chromosome 2, mMarFla1.hap1, whole genome shotgun sequence genome:
GTTGGAAGCAATGACTGTGGCAGATAAAGGATTCCATGTGTCACTCAGTCACAGCTGAGGGTGGTCTGTGGGAAGTGTGGCATCCAGTGTGGCTGATGGATCCAGAGGGACAGCACCTGGAGCCATTTGACAAGTATATTTCCGCAGCAGTAGATCTACCAGCCCATATCACAGTCTCCACAATGTGTTAAATGAgtatatattgtttaaaaaagtaaacagtaCAGTAAACGTTCTCATCTTAATTGTCCAGTTGTCCAGATCTCTTCCCTCAAAGTAACCATTGgtaacacaattttttatatccttCCAGAAAATTTCTGTGCATTCACAAGTGTATATgggtatatattttaaagacataatgTGATTATTTTTTGCATACTGTTCTCAGCCTCCTTTTTCCATAATATGTCAGTTCATGAAGATCTGataattccttttcatgactgaagaagtattttattttttatttaatctagTTCCTGATGTTCAGTAAAGATATTTACAGTCATCTGTCATTTTAATCAATACTTAAAATAGACATGTGAATGCattattttacacatatatatgcattccagaaatggaattgctgagttatatgtgattttaaatttaatacataCTAATAAACTGCCCTTTAAAGGGACTACATCAGTTTACACTCCTGCCAGTATTCCAAAGtatctgttgtttatttttgccaGTGTGGATTGTAATgtttttgctttactttttatttttggtgtatgcgtgtgtatgtgtgtggggggtggtactgggaattaaacccagggttgtaCTATCACTGAACTACGTCctgagccctttttaattttttttaaattatgagataatgtctcactaagttgcccaggctgacctcaaatttgccattCTACTGCCtcaagatgctgagattacaggtgtgcaccaccgtgcttGGCTCCAATTTGTTTTAACTTACTTTTATGTAAGATGAGTGTGGTTTAGCACCTGTTCACACACTGACACAGAAGTCTGTGGTATGTGGGGAGGAGTGCATGTATTCAGCCACAGCTGCCAGGGTGCCTGCGAGGAGATTCTGACTGCATGGGTCTGGGTTGGACCTGGGCCCATGATTTAGGTcagtttctttcctctttgagaaccactgccccTGAGGTTATTgggctctgaaaaaaaaaaaaaaatactactattCCCACATCTTGCTTCCTGGGCTTCGAAATTAGCAGTGCTGAGCTTTCCTAACTTTGCTTGGGCTTCTGTGTCAGCAGGGACCTTGGTAGCTAATGTCAGAAGAAAGTGACTCTCTGAGAACCAGCCCTTCTGTGGCCTCGCTCTCTGAAAATGAACTGCCACCACCACCCGAGCCCCCCGGTTACGTGTGCTCACTGACAGAAGAACTGGTCACCAAAGCCCGGGAAGAGCTGCAGGAGAAGCCGGAGTGGAGACTTCGGGATGTTCAGGCCCTCCGGGACATGGTGCGGAAGGAGTACCCCAACCTGAGCACATCCCTTGAGGACGCCTTCCTGCTGCGCTTCCTCCGAGCCCGCAAGTTTGACTACGACCGGGCCCTGCAGCTCCTGGTCAACTACCACAGCTGCCGCAGGAGCTGGCCCGAAGTCTTCAGTAACCTGAAGCCATCGGCCCTAAAAGATGTGCTCAGTTCTGGGTTCCTTACTGTGCTGCCCCACACTGACCCCAGGGGCTGCCACATCCTCTGCATCCGTCCAGGTATTTCCCCAGACTGCCACGGGACATGGGTGTGGTTGCTGAGCTTGCCCTGCACCTTGCCTTCTCCTAGTCCCTTTTCCCCTCTGTTAGTTGAGCCTCTTTTGATTTTGATTGCAGATAATAAAAACCTACTCTAACTAAAGACAGAAGGGAGAACTTGGTCAAGGGAGTTGTGGGTCTCATCTAGACCTAGAGGGCATGAGGTGCATAAGCTCTCACCAGGTCCTACAGTAAGAGCCAGTCTAAGATGACCCACCTCTGCCTGCATATCCCCTGGCCACATGTTTCTGCTACCTCTGGCATATCCTCTTTACCTTTCTTTTCTGTAGACCAGCGCTTGCTGCCTTTGTGCACAAGGCTAACTAACATCTCTCAGCAATGAGGATCACCTGGCCACCCAGTTCACACCCCTCAGTGCAAATTCTAGATTTCCAGTGGGAGAGAATATGCTGGGTTGAGGGGTCTGCCTCTGGTCAGAGGATACGAGCAGAGCTGCCAGGAGCCCCTGCCACTCCTCTTTGAGTGGCTAAGGCACAGATATCATTGAGAGGTTGAGGAGTGGGCAGACTCGTGAAAAGGAGCCTTCCCCATCCCTcgtcctccctcctttcctctgcttTGTGAAGCCTTGACAAggtccactttatttttatttttgcagtgatGGAGATGGAGcgtagtgcctcatgcatgctagaccaGTGCtgtgcccctgagccacatcaaAGCCCCaagagtcattttttaaatcttagcaCTTCATAGTGATCATCAGGGtacattactttttttaaaagttcattttctttgaCATCGTACAAAAAAATGTGAGTAGACCCAAAAGTAGACACACATTATCCTTTGTTGGCACTATTGTCTAGTTCTCCATATTAACTTTACTATTCAAACAGTTATGCAGCAATTTATAGATTGGGAAAGAGAGAAAGCCAAAAAACTTTTCTgcccatttttattcttcttatttcaTTGGCACAGAAGTTAGCAGTTGGGGGCAGTTCCCTGCCAACTTCCTGAAGAAGCATTTGGAACATTCCGAGCTTTGGACACAGTGACTAGGGGGTGCTAGAACTCCAGCCTTCTAATCCTTAATCCTGTTCTCTCCCATGATGCCAAATGCACTGTCATGGAGGCGtgttccccaccccacccacagccTCAACATTTTCCATCAGAGCACTGctcagaaaaaaagggaaagatagATTGCAGTGTTCTTCCCGAGTGAGCCAGGAAGTGCAAACAGACTGGCAGCCCGGTGTGTACAAACGCCTCTTCAAGGGACATCTGATGGGAGCAGCACCTCCCTGCGCTTCCTCTGCCATTAAGCCCCACTTCTCTGTTCCCTTCATCATTTACCAAAATCTCTCTGAAACTAGGTCTTTCTTTTTGGCCCTTACTATGAACCAGGCACGTGTTAATGGCTGTACCTGCACTGGTAGGCACTTTCTGAAATTAGaggtgtttattttaaaataagcaatgcAGTGCAGATTTCAGGGCACCAGGAGACCTAGAAACCAGCCAGTAGGCTTTTCTGCTGCTCCTCTGTGCTCAACGGGTAAGGATATTACAAAATGGCAGATATTACCACACTGGTTGCACCTTGCCACAGTGGTTCCTGCCCTTTGCTGGTGAGATGAATACCTTCCCATGTGGGTGGAGCAGACCTGGACCCCTCCCTACTGACCCAGCTTCTCAGAAGGTAGCAGAGACACTAAGTTCTCTTCTCAGCTGGGTTTTGGCTTTGCCCTTTTATAAGCTCTTTGGGGACATATGTGATTCAAAAGATGGCATCCGGAAATACAGAGGCAGGTTTAACTGGCAGCAACACAAAACAGCACACTGGCACAATTTTTATACAAAgaattttcttaagaattttgCACATCTTACATGTCTCATTGGTGAACGTGAAGTTTTATCATTCTAAGAAAGGGGCACACAGGTTTTGGTGGAATTTTCTTGAGAATAGTGGTTAATAATCACAAATGCTGTCATTTTTAGCTTTTTCCCGAAGGGAAGAAAGAATTGTTGAATATGTGGGAAGTATTAAAGAAACATCTGCCCTGGACCCTTGGATGCAGGGTCTTCTGCAATGCAGCATCATTTCCCATCCCCACGATATCTCCTGAAGGTGGTACAGAAGTTAGGACTCACTTTTTGGGTGGCAAGTGACAGAAAGCCATCTTAGGtcagctaaaacaaacaaaacaaaactcattttCTCAGATAACTGACATTAGGGCACAGCCGGGTCAAACAGCAGCACTGGAAATCTGTCTCCATCTCCACTGACCTCAGCGTGGACTTCATTCTCAGGCCAGCTCTGGCCTCATGGGACTCCTGCATCTTGAGCTCACAGCCAGAGTACTgtaagagggaggaaagagtATCCCCTTCTCAAGGGTCAAGGTGCTGGAATTGAGACTCCCGGGATTTGTGTGACCTGGCTTTGACCACACTGTGGCCAGGAGGATCTAACACCAGATGGCAAATCAGTGCCCAGGCACTTTTTCACCTCTAGAGTCAGGAGTCACAGCAGTTCTATGCAAGTTGCATGGCAAGAGTGGAAAGAGGTGTCTCCCCAAGGAAAATCAGGATGGTGTTATGAAGATAAGGGGAAATACCTGATGGTGAGAAGCATAGGTGTCCATGAAGGTGGTGTCATTGTTCTCTTCTActtggaggaggcagagaggcccAGGGGAAGAAGGCAGCCTGCTCGAGGCCACACAGGCAGTCAGGTTCCGATCCCCAGGTGGTGAGACTTCAGAGGGCATGCTTTTAACCTTAATGCTCAACTGCATTTCCATTTCTGAATGCACCACTGGGTTTGGAGTAAGAAACATTAGCTACTCCATCTGacgtggctcggtggtagagcacttgcctagcatgtacgaggcactgggttctagtCTCGGCACcacatgtaaaataaatgaataaaataaaggtccatcaacatttaaaagaaatattaaaaaaaaaaaagaaatatcagctACTGCGTAAAGCCCACTTATAACCTAAGTAGCATCATGGCCACACAAATCTCATTCTTTCCATTTGAGACAGcaggttttttttaatagacaGAGATAAATCTTTTCTCATCACTTGTTCGTGTTCATTTCTATAACCTATTGATCTTTATTCTCTTATAACCTCAGACAGATGGATACCAAGCAACTATCCAATTACTGAAAACATCCGAGCCATATACCTGACGTTAGAAAAACTCATTCAGTCTGAAGAAACCCAGGTGAATGGAATTGTAATTCTTGCAGACTACAAAGGAGTGAGCTTATCAAAAGCGTCTCATTTTGGCCCTTTTATAGCCAAAAAGGTGATTGGCATCCTCCAGGTATGGCCCGTTTGCCGTGTGCCCCTTCTGTGGTTGCTTTGACTTTCCCCAGGGCCCTTCATGCAGGTCTCTTGGGATTCACAAACCCCACTTCCCACCTGCAGTGGGAAGTCACCAGCCATTTTTCATGGCTTCCTCAGGGTCTCCAGTCATTTGAGGAGAA
Coding sequences within it:
- the Ttpal gene encoding alpha-tocopherol transfer protein-like isoform X2, yielding MSEESDSLRTSPSVASLSENELPPPPEPPGYVCSLTEELVTKAREELQEKPEWRLRDVQALRDMVRKEYPNLSTSLEDAFLLRFLRARKFDYDRALQLLVNYHSCRRSWPEVFSNLKPSALKDVLSSGFLTVLPHTDPRGCHILCIRPDRWIPSNYPITENIRAIYLTLEKLIQSEETQDGFPIRIKAVHVVNEPRIFKGIFAIIKPFLKEKIANRFFLHGSDLNSLHTNLPRNILPKEYGGTAGELDTASWSAVLLASEDDFVKEFCQPVPTCDSILGQALLSEGLASDVQCDDSMRAVKSQLYSCY
- the Ttpal gene encoding alpha-tocopherol transfer protein-like isoform X3 is translated as MSEESDSLRTSPSVASLSENELPPPPEPPGYVCSLTEELVTKAREELQEKPEWRLRDVQALRDMVRKEYPNLSTSLEDAFLLRFLRARKFDYDRALQLLVNYHSCRRSWPEVFSNLKPSALKDVLSSGFLTVLPHTDPRGCHILCIRPDRWIPSNYPITENIRAIYLTLEKLIQSEETQVNGIVILADYKGVSLSKASHFGPFIAKKVIGILQDGFPIRIKAVHVVNEPRIFKGIFAIIKPFLKEKIANRVLGPKTQSSWMSFHFPKSSTSLSAHQHHRQSITRI
- the Ttpal gene encoding alpha-tocopherol transfer protein-like isoform X1 gives rise to the protein MSEESDSLRTSPSVASLSENELPPPPEPPGYVCSLTEELVTKAREELQEKPEWRLRDVQALRDMVRKEYPNLSTSLEDAFLLRFLRARKFDYDRALQLLVNYHSCRRSWPEVFSNLKPSALKDVLSSGFLTVLPHTDPRGCHILCIRPDRWIPSNYPITENIRAIYLTLEKLIQSEETQVNGIVILADYKGVSLSKASHFGPFIAKKVIGILQDGFPIRIKAVHVVNEPRIFKGIFAIIKPFLKEKIANRFFLHGSDLNSLHTNLPRNILPKEYGGTAGELDTASWSAVLLASEDDFVKEFCQPVPTCDSILGQALLSEGLASDVQCDDSMRAVKSQLYSCY